The following proteins come from a genomic window of Heyndrickxia acidicola:
- a CDS encoding EpsG family protein encodes MTILWINLAIVFFLAFLARYFAIAVPSQGTIEFIKPNKLLVAGALFSLVIVSGLREGIGDTGAYRHAYTINNFTWGYITSQKDIGFGIFQAILKHFTNNAQVLIFLTALITNVLIIIVLYKYSRLFELSLYVYITNGWFLTSMNGMRQCLAAAIIFAATKFLFDGSWKKYFIVVLLASTIHETAFILLPLYFIVRRKAWTWTTLVIIMMAIVIVLGFNQFSEVLYSVIKDTQYGGYNNFSEGGANILRVAVDAAPLLIAFLGRHRLRQILPNSDCIVNLSIIGIVFMIVSTQDWIFARFSIYFSLYQLILISWIIKLFKSNNQRFIYYLIIFFYFIYHYYENVITLNIQYSSSFINLLVN; translated from the coding sequence ATGACGATTCTATGGATAAATTTAGCCATAGTATTTTTTTTGGCATTTTTAGCCAGATACTTTGCTATTGCAGTACCAAGCCAAGGAACAATAGAATTCATAAAACCCAATAAACTTCTGGTGGCAGGCGCATTATTTTCACTAGTGATCGTGTCAGGGCTGAGAGAAGGGATTGGCGATACCGGGGCTTACCGGCATGCTTATACCATAAATAATTTTACTTGGGGATACATTACATCACAAAAAGATATTGGCTTTGGAATTTTTCAAGCAATATTAAAGCACTTTACAAATAATGCTCAGGTTTTAATATTTCTTACGGCTTTGATAACCAATGTTCTGATCATAATTGTTTTATACAAATATTCTAGGCTATTTGAATTAAGTTTATATGTTTATATTACGAATGGCTGGTTTCTAACCTCCATGAATGGCATGAGGCAATGTTTGGCAGCTGCCATTATTTTTGCTGCTACAAAATTTTTATTTGATGGCAGCTGGAAAAAATATTTTATTGTTGTGCTTCTGGCATCAACTATTCATGAAACTGCCTTCATTCTTTTGCCTCTTTATTTCATAGTCAGAAGAAAAGCATGGACATGGACGACACTTGTCATTATTATGATGGCGATCGTGATTGTATTAGGTTTTAACCAGTTTTCTGAAGTCTTATACTCTGTAATAAAGGATACCCAGTATGGAGGCTATAATAATTTTTCAGAGGGCGGCGCAAATATTTTAAGGGTAGCAGTTGACGCAGCCCCACTATTAATTGCATTTTTGGGCAGGCACCGTCTCAGACAAATTCTACCCAATAGTGATTGTATTGTAAATCTATCAATTATCGGAATCGTTTTTATGATTGTATCGACACAAGATTGGATTTTTGCGAGATTTTCTATTTATTTCAGTTTATATCAGCTTATATTAATTTCCTGGATTATTAAATTGTTTAAATCAAATAATCAAAGATTCATATACTATTTAATTATTTTCTTTTACTTTATCTACCATTACTACGAAAATGTCATTACCCTAAATATTCAATATTCCAGTTCCTTTATCAATTTATTAGTAAATTAA
- a CDS encoding glycosyltransferase family 1 protein, protein MSEKAAQPKRILHVVSKMDRGGAETLLMNVYRNLDKTKHQFDFIAHTNAAGDFDEEIQSLGGYVHKIKSLGSQGPVKYIKALMDIMKNNRYIAVHSHTDYQNGFPALAAWLSGINNRISHSHSSNWPESSGFQYPLTLKVLQVMIKLSATKLCSCSNEAGVFLYGEKAVNRSKVEIIENGINIEDFLSVENKRQELIQECNLPENAKIIGHVGRLSPSKNHIFILKVLKHLVKQDSSFVGLLVGDGPLRAKIEKEAKLLGLTENIRFLGVRSDIPRLMKAFDVLLFPSLFEGFGMVTIEAQCAGTPCVASKEVPAKTDIGLGLMTFLDLSDDVSVWAFQIKKAMKVTEPTIQTIQSYFQKSNYCIQDNMTKWLSLY, encoded by the coding sequence ATGAGTGAAAAAGCTGCACAGCCAAAGCGCATTCTCCATGTTGTAAGCAAAATGGACCGAGGTGGAGCGGAAACGCTGTTAATGAATGTCTATCGAAATCTGGATAAAACTAAGCATCAATTTGATTTTATTGCACATACCAATGCTGCCGGAGACTTTGATGAGGAAATTCAATCGCTTGGCGGATATGTCCACAAAATAAAGAGTCTTGGATCTCAGGGACCTGTCAAGTATATAAAAGCTTTAATGGATATTATGAAGAATAACCGTTACATTGCTGTTCATTCACATACTGACTACCAAAACGGATTTCCTGCACTTGCTGCATGGTTAAGCGGTATAAATAATAGAATTAGCCATTCTCATAGCAGTAATTGGCCGGAGAGCAGCGGATTTCAATATCCTCTGACATTAAAGGTTTTACAAGTGATGATCAAATTATCAGCCACCAAGCTTTGCAGCTGCAGCAATGAAGCTGGAGTATTTTTATACGGAGAAAAAGCAGTGAATCGATCCAAAGTCGAAATTATCGAAAATGGGATCAATATAGAAGATTTTCTTAGCGTGGAAAACAAGCGGCAAGAGCTTATTCAGGAATGCAATTTACCTGAAAATGCAAAAATAATTGGTCATGTGGGCAGGCTTTCTCCTTCCAAAAATCATATTTTTATTTTGAAAGTATTAAAACACTTAGTGAAACAGGATTCATCCTTTGTAGGACTGTTGGTAGGGGATGGTCCATTAAGAGCAAAAATTGAGAAAGAAGCAAAATTATTAGGGCTTACAGAGAATATTCGATTTCTGGGAGTAAGATCAGATATCCCCAGGCTAATGAAAGCATTTGATGTTTTGTTGTTTCCTTCTCTCTTTGAAGGATTTGGAATGGTTACTATAGAGGCTCAATGTGCCGGCACTCCTTGTGTTGCATCCAAAGAGGTGCCTGCCAAAACCGATATTGGATTGGGATTAATGACATTTTTGGATCTCTCAGATGATGTTTCAGTATGGGCTTTCCAGATCAAAAAGGCAATGAAGGTTACGGAGCCGACCATTCAAACCATCCAGAGTTATTTTCAGAAAAGCAACTACTGCATTCAGGACAACATGACAAAATGGCTTTCACTCTATTAA
- a CDS encoding glycosyltransferase, producing the protein MKKQLLFVTQYLHTGGIEKSLLTLLSDLNYEQYDVDLLLFDYSGLLLKEVPREVNILPPLFETFSTPLIKAVPTLIRSKNYRLLIGKLLAGVLSKLAPGVGTGIRWKVYRRILECQRKRYDVAISYIDFFCNYYVTEMVSATKKVVYNHLDYAYSKEKGWPSPSLDRKCFAASDHIVSVAESSKKTLEKFFPECSQKIRVIHNRVSKKTVQEMAKQSNDTHLMKDPHKIKIVTVARLVDEKGVFWALEACQILVKQNYPIIWYLIGKGPLLDELSFKAVELGIEHHFVLLGEKENPYPFMAMADIYVQPSKTEAHCVAVEEAIALFRPIVVTNIPSFQSQIQNNKTGIIAEGSSRGIAEGVRRLIDSKELRWEFTENLQRNSERNQEELNKFYQILSI; encoded by the coding sequence GTGAAAAAACAATTGCTTTTTGTAACCCAGTATTTGCATACAGGAGGAATAGAAAAAAGTTTATTAACCCTTCTTTCAGATCTTAACTATGAACAATATGATGTAGATCTCCTGCTATTTGATTACAGTGGTTTACTTTTAAAGGAGGTTCCGAGAGAAGTTAACATTTTGCCTCCGTTATTTGAAACTTTTTCTACCCCTCTTATAAAGGCAGTACCAACATTAATCAGATCCAAAAACTATCGTCTGCTGATTGGAAAGCTTTTGGCTGGTGTTTTATCAAAGCTTGCACCAGGAGTTGGGACAGGAATCAGATGGAAAGTATATCGCAGAATATTAGAATGCCAAAGAAAAAGATATGATGTTGCCATAAGTTATATTGATTTTTTCTGCAATTACTATGTAACAGAAATGGTGAGTGCGACAAAAAAAGTTGTGTATAACCATTTGGATTATGCCTATAGCAAAGAAAAGGGGTGGCCATCGCCTTCCCTTGATCGAAAATGCTTTGCTGCCAGCGACCATATTGTGAGCGTAGCAGAATCATCAAAGAAAACTCTTGAAAAATTTTTTCCGGAGTGTTCACAGAAAATCCGTGTGATTCATAATAGGGTTTCGAAAAAAACGGTACAAGAAATGGCAAAGCAATCCAACGATACGCATTTAATGAAAGATCCTCATAAAATCAAAATCGTAACAGTTGCCAGGCTCGTTGATGAAAAAGGAGTCTTTTGGGCATTAGAAGCCTGCCAGATACTTGTGAAACAAAATTATCCTATTATCTGGTATCTTATCGGCAAGGGACCGCTTTTGGATGAATTAAGCTTCAAAGCAGTGGAATTGGGAATTGAACACCATTTTGTCCTGCTGGGAGAGAAAGAGAATCCCTATCCTTTTATGGCGATGGCTGATATTTATGTGCAGCCGTCCAAAACGGAAGCTCATTGTGTGGCGGTGGAAGAAGCCATTGCACTTTTCCGTCCAATAGTAGTAACGAATATTCCTTCTTTTCAAAGTCAGATACAGAATAATAAAACTGGCATTATTGCAGAGGGAAGCTCCAGAGGCATTGCGGAAGGAGTTAGGAGACTTATTGATTCAAAGGAGCTAAGGTGGGAGTTTACGGAAAATCTGCAAAGAAACAGTGAAAGAAACCAGGAAGAATTAAATAAATTTTACCAAATTTTATCCATTTAA